GGATGAGGTCTGCGAGCTCTGCGGGCGCCGGATGGTCATTAAAAAAGGGAAGTACGGTAAATTTCTGGCCTGTCCCGGCTTCCCGGAATGTAAAAATACCAAGCCTTATTTTGAAAAGACCGGCGGTATCTGTCCGGAATGCGGGGGAGACCTTGTCAAGCGTACCTCCAAGAAAGGCCGGACTTTCTATTCCTGCTCAAACTATCCGAAATGCGAGTACATGAGCTGGGATATGCCGGTGGCTGAGAAATGTCCGGACTGCGGGCAGACCATGTTCCAAAAAGGTCTGGGCAAACGAAAGAAAACCTACTGTGCCAAATGCGGTTTTGAAAAGTCGCCGGATCAACAATAGAAAACAGGGTTCAGGCTGGTGGCCGTCCGTTTCGGGCGGTCACCCGTTTACATATAGATTTAAGCATTCCTTGCTAAAATGACCCTTTAGATTAAATATAAAATGAAATGAGGAATAAAGAATGTTTCATGCAACAACAATCGTTGGTGTAAGACACAATGGCGAGGTTGCCATTGCGGGTGATGGTCAGGTGACAATGGGTGAAACGACCATCATGAAGGCAACCGCCAAAAAAGTCCGGAAGATTTACAATGACCAGGTGCTGGTCGGCTTTGCGGGATCCGTGGCCGATGCCTTTACACTGTGTGAGCGTTTTGAACACAAAATTGAACAGTACAATGGCAATCTGCAGCGCGCCGCGGTCGAGCTGGCTAAGGACTGGCGTCAGG
This region of Eubacterium sp. 1001713B170207_170306_E7 genomic DNA includes:
- the hslV gene encoding ATP-dependent protease subunit HslV; amino-acid sequence: MFHATTIVGVRHNGEVAIAGDGQVTMGETTIMKATAKKVRKIYNDQVLVGFAGSVADAFTLCERFEHKIEQYNGNLQRAAVELAKDWRQDKALRKLEALLIVMDKKETLVLSGSGEVIEPDDDIAAIGSGGNYALSAARALKRHSNLSAKEIAHEALKIASEICVYTNDNIRVEELE